One window of the Halobacillus litoralis genome contains the following:
- a CDS encoding ABC transporter ATP-binding protein produces MKGHGRSKIRHHHGIGMKTPEVHNIGSTLKRIWVYMADEKVKFSFVLIAIVSSSALSLLGPYLLGLTVDLVIAEPEGSTLLTMLTYLLLIYVFHSAFLWLQNYWMIDIAQNAVKKMRSHLFSHLQLLPVLFFQKMQQGELMSRLTNDIENVSRTLNTAVVQFVTSLLTITGTVIIMLWLSPLLTILTLTIVPVMYFGMKWITKRTGPYFKKQQRDLGEVNGYVEEMFSGQPIIKMFSREEQVINDFEEKNEALRNSGYYAQVYTGFIPKLMNMLNNVSFAIIVGAGGLLALNGFVSIGIIVTFTTYSRQFTRPLNDLANQFNMILSAVAGADRVFQVIDEKEEKQDEGEAVAVNRMRGEIAFKSVDFSYEDGQKTLSNITFRAEPGQTVALVGATGAGKTTIISLLSRFYEPERGNIFIDGRDSEKITRASLRNQMGVVLQDATMFHTTIRENIRYGRLEAEDEEVIEAAKSAHAHEFIINLPKGYDTVLDSDGKGVSHGQRQLLSIARAMIAAPSLLILDEATSSIDTMTEMKINAALSKLMEGRTSFVIAHRLHTIRSADLILVLEEGRIIEQGNHHSLMEKGGYYADLIQTQGSVNRVSDIT; encoded by the coding sequence ATGAAAGGCCACGGCCGATCGAAAATAAGGCATCATCATGGAATAGGGATGAAGACTCCTGAGGTTCACAATATCGGTTCAACATTAAAGAGAATCTGGGTGTATATGGCAGACGAAAAGGTGAAATTTTCTTTTGTGCTGATCGCTATCGTCAGTAGTTCAGCTTTATCCTTACTCGGACCGTATTTGTTAGGTTTGACTGTGGATCTTGTTATCGCAGAACCTGAGGGCAGTACTCTTCTTACGATGTTGACCTATCTGTTGCTGATTTATGTATTCCATTCTGCTTTTCTCTGGCTGCAAAATTACTGGATGATCGACATCGCCCAAAATGCGGTCAAGAAAATGAGATCCCACCTGTTCTCTCACCTTCAGCTGCTTCCAGTGCTCTTTTTTCAAAAGATGCAGCAGGGCGAACTGATGAGCCGACTGACTAATGATATCGAAAATGTCAGTCGAACGTTGAATACTGCTGTAGTCCAGTTTGTCACCAGCTTGTTGACGATTACAGGAACAGTCATTATTATGCTCTGGCTTAGTCCGTTATTGACGATACTCACATTGACCATTGTGCCTGTCATGTATTTTGGAATGAAGTGGATAACAAAACGCACAGGACCATATTTTAAGAAGCAGCAACGTGATTTAGGTGAAGTGAATGGATACGTGGAAGAAATGTTTTCCGGCCAGCCCATTATTAAGATGTTTTCTAGAGAAGAGCAAGTGATTAATGACTTCGAGGAAAAGAACGAAGCATTAAGGAATTCTGGTTATTATGCGCAAGTCTACACTGGCTTCATCCCTAAACTGATGAACATGCTGAACAATGTCAGCTTTGCCATCATTGTCGGAGCGGGAGGCCTCCTTGCTTTGAATGGATTTGTCTCCATCGGTATTATTGTGACGTTTACCACTTATTCACGGCAGTTCACACGGCCATTGAATGATTTGGCTAACCAATTCAATATGATTTTATCAGCTGTAGCAGGAGCAGATCGAGTGTTCCAGGTCATTGATGAAAAAGAAGAAAAACAAGACGAAGGAGAAGCTGTGGCTGTGAACAGGATGAGGGGCGAGATTGCTTTTAAAAGCGTAGATTTTTCTTATGAAGATGGTCAGAAGACACTATCCAACATCACTTTTCGTGCAGAACCCGGCCAGACAGTGGCGCTTGTCGGTGCGACCGGGGCGGGAAAAACCACCATTATTTCGTTATTGTCACGCTTCTATGAGCCAGAGCGTGGTAATATTTTTATCGATGGACGTGACTCAGAAAAAATCACTCGAGCCAGCCTTAGAAATCAGATGGGCGTTGTGCTCCAGGATGCAACGATGTTTCATACCACGATTCGAGAAAATATTCGGTATGGACGGTTGGAAGCAGAAGATGAAGAGGTCATCGAAGCGGCTAAATCTGCTCATGCCCATGAATTTATCATTAATCTCCCCAAAGGTTACGATACAGTGCTCGATTCAGATGGGAAAGGAGTCAGTCATGGGCAGCGTCAGCTCCTTTCGATTGCCAGGGCTATGATTGCTGCTCCATCCCTTCTTATTCTGGATGAAGCTACCAGTAGTATAGATACAATGACAGAAATGAAAATAAATGCAGCATTATCAAAATTGATGGAAGGTCGGACCAGCTTTGTAATTGCCCACCGCCTTCATACGATTCGTTCGGCGGATCTCATCTTAGTTTTAGAAGAAGGACGTATCATTGAACAAGGGAATCATCATTCACTTATGGAAAAAGGTGGCTATTACGCAGACTTGATTCAAACCCAGGGTTCGGTAAATCGGGTTTCAGATATAACTTAG
- a CDS encoding vanadium-dependent haloperoxidase has translation MSHNKNYPLWTDLPYAGENRPPRIDLGVEPDAGEWKTYFIAHSRRHGFKKLDGRPIRLAIKDPTAVEWQEELKKVQHTLAHLTEDQVKIARYWGDGPPSKQWIPIVDRLIDTYSVEAPRAARILGAVFSGMNDAFVVCWSLKYKWLVPRPNQLDSKLATVICTPKHPSYPSGHATISGAAEMILSYFFPAEKRKLRELAEENAKSRLYAGVHYPVDNDEGLRLGRQIGRIVVEQLKKDQIQGSTLDRPFTEYKNADIYPSDYLQAIPFRFNQKCDSLLLGDEESSSYTEWLDPKLFF, from the coding sequence ATGTCTCATAATAAAAATTATCCACTGTGGACAGATTTGCCTTACGCAGGGGAGAATAGACCGCCAAGGATTGATTTGGGTGTTGAACCAGATGCCGGTGAGTGGAAAACTTATTTTATTGCACATAGTCGGAGGCACGGTTTTAAGAAGTTAGACGGTCGGCCGATTCGGTTAGCAATCAAAGACCCGACCGCTGTTGAATGGCAGGAAGAATTGAAGAAAGTCCAGCATACACTTGCTCATTTAACCGAAGACCAAGTGAAGATAGCCAGATATTGGGGAGATGGGCCACCTTCTAAGCAGTGGATACCGATTGTCGATCGCCTTATTGACACATACAGTGTGGAAGCACCTCGTGCAGCGCGTATCTTAGGTGCTGTATTCAGCGGGATGAATGATGCTTTTGTTGTTTGTTGGTCCTTGAAGTATAAATGGCTGGTTCCAAGGCCTAATCAATTGGATTCAAAATTAGCCACGGTCATATGTACACCTAAACATCCTTCCTATCCGTCTGGCCATGCGACTATATCTGGAGCGGCAGAGATGATTCTCAGTTACTTTTTCCCTGCTGAAAAAAGAAAGTTGCGTGAGCTGGCAGAGGAAAATGCTAAATCAAGGCTTTATGCAGGTGTCCATTATCCGGTTGATAATGATGAAGGCCTACGACTCGGAAGGCAGATCGGCCGAATAGTCGTTGAACAGTTGAAGAAAGATCAAATCCAGGGTTCCACCCTTGACCGACCGTTCACAGAGTATAAGAATGCTGATATTTATCCATCTGATTATTTACAAGCGATCCCTTTCCGCTTCAATCAAAAGTGTGATTCATTACTCTTAGGGGATGAGGAATCTTCCTCCTATACCGAATGGTTGGATCCGAAGTTATTTTTCTAA
- a CDS encoding GntR family transcriptional regulator, with the protein MAKKQRKLPLYVQVKNKIFHHVREGEWKPGQHVPSENQLMKEYNVSRTTIRQAIRDLAQQGILETRRGAPTKVRAVPETEAGSPGVFHHEQGSDLTVHFLRENVLEDHPFANKHLQLDEGESVLVIERLRLADGLPIAYQRMYFPMKIGNLLQHVSKEVFDLFPILGKHNIHYSNIKETVSASNANRYEGDMLGVVPGEALIHIERTTLGPDSLPIEYSQIKYLPQGFQYRVEIGK; encoded by the coding sequence ATGGCGAAAAAACAACGGAAACTTCCTTTATACGTCCAAGTGAAAAATAAAATCTTTCACCACGTGAGAGAAGGGGAGTGGAAGCCTGGACAACATGTCCCATCAGAAAATCAGTTGATGAAAGAATATAATGTAAGTCGCACGACAATACGTCAGGCGATCAGAGACCTTGCCCAACAAGGGATCTTGGAAACGAGACGGGGGGCGCCGACAAAGGTCAGGGCCGTTCCTGAAACTGAGGCGGGAAGCCCTGGTGTGTTTCATCACGAACAAGGGTCCGATTTGACAGTCCATTTTTTGCGGGAGAATGTCCTTGAAGACCATCCCTTTGCTAATAAACATTTGCAACTCGATGAAGGTGAATCCGTCCTGGTCATTGAAAGGTTACGTTTGGCTGACGGCTTGCCTATCGCTTATCAAAGAATGTATTTTCCAATGAAAATCGGAAACTTGTTACAACATGTTTCTAAAGAGGTTTTTGATCTTTTTCCGATCTTGGGGAAACATAATATCCACTACTCCAATATCAAGGAAACAGTCTCAGCCTCAAATGCGAACCGTTATGAAGGCGATATGCTAGGAGTCGTCCCAGGTGAGGCACTGATTCATATTGAACGGACAACTCTGGGTCCTGACTCTCTTCCCATTGAATATAGTCAGATTAAATATCTGCCTCAAGGCTTTCAGTATCGGGTGGAAATCGGAAAATGA
- a CDS encoding M24 family metallopeptidase, translating into MAKMSSIRHAKTQIDLVRMRQYRLSRVREQLKRLGYGGIVIFDPVNLRYATGSRNMQVFMLRNPGRYAFIPTEGPVTLFDFPNCEHLSEGLETIDEVRPAITLSYVASGENLYDNAEQWAKEIADLMKQYCGGNKRLAIDYAPSVGAIELAKLGVEVVDGQEPVEHARSIKNKQEIEAMKISVRTAEEGMIRMQEALKPGITENELWSHLHQTNIAQGGDYVETRLLSSGSRTNPWFQECSDKVINEGELVSFDTDMNGPFGYFTDISRTFYCGAGEPTNEQKRLYQTAYEQIQYNIDLLKPGMTFREYAEKSWRIPEEFFPNRYFTVAHGTGLSGEYPYIVYPQDFEEKGYDGVIQENMVLSVESYIGSPGGKEGVKLEEQLLVTSDGVENFSDFPFEQKLLK; encoded by the coding sequence ATGGCTAAAATGAGCAGCATTCGACATGCTAAAACTCAAATTGATCTTGTTCGTATGAGGCAGTACCGTCTCAGCAGGGTTCGTGAGCAGTTGAAGCGATTAGGATACGGAGGAATCGTTATTTTTGACCCTGTCAATCTCCGTTATGCGACAGGAAGTAGGAATATGCAAGTGTTCATGCTAAGAAATCCCGGACGTTATGCGTTCATTCCTACCGAAGGTCCTGTCACATTGTTTGACTTTCCAAACTGTGAACATTTATCTGAGGGACTCGAAACGATTGATGAGGTGCGCCCGGCCATCACCTTATCTTACGTAGCATCAGGTGAGAACTTATACGATAATGCGGAGCAGTGGGCTAAGGAAATAGCGGATTTGATGAAGCAGTACTGCGGGGGGAACAAACGTCTGGCTATCGATTATGCTCCATCAGTCGGTGCGATTGAACTTGCTAAATTAGGGGTCGAAGTCGTCGATGGTCAAGAACCGGTTGAACATGCACGCAGTATTAAGAATAAGCAGGAAATTGAAGCGATGAAAATTTCCGTCCGTACGGCTGAAGAAGGAATGATCCGTATGCAGGAAGCTCTAAAACCTGGCATAACGGAAAATGAACTTTGGTCTCATTTACATCAGACGAATATTGCCCAGGGCGGAGACTATGTAGAAACAAGGCTGCTCAGCTCTGGAAGTCGTACAAACCCATGGTTCCAGGAGTGTAGTGACAAAGTCATCAATGAAGGTGAACTTGTTTCCTTTGATACGGATATGAATGGCCCTTTCGGTTACTTCACTGATATCAGCAGGACATTTTACTGTGGAGCAGGCGAACCCACCAACGAGCAAAAAAGGCTGTATCAAACAGCTTATGAACAAATACAGTACAATATCGATTTGTTGAAACCAGGGATGACCTTCCGTGAATACGCAGAAAAAAGCTGGAGGATCCCAGAAGAGTTCTTCCCTAACCGTTACTTTACGGTCGCACACGGAACAGGGCTTAGCGGTGAATATCCATACATTGTTTATCCTCAGGACTTTGAAGAAAAGGGGTATGACGGTGTTATCCAGGAAAACATGGTATTATCCGTTGAAAGCTACATCGGCTCCCCCGGTGGGAAAGAAGGCGTAAAACTGGAGGAACAGCTGCTCGTTACATCAGATGGAGTAGAGAACTTCTCCGACTTTCCATTTGAACAAAAATTGTTGAAATAA
- a CDS encoding GerAB/ArcD/ProY family transporter: MDNQTISPRQFMFLVILFIVGSSILIVPTPLAAGAKNDAWIAISLSVAVGVLLVFFYNQIAKLMKGQTLVQATISVFGNWFGRVILFFYLSFLYVLASLVLRNIGDFMTTLIIPETPLQFTHILFLLVVIWGAYLGIEAIGRSAEMFMPWVVLLLIFFTISLSPQIKMENLQPIFGNGITPVLSTSMVVIGTPLLELVTFLMIIPYVKEEKTTRKAWLLGTFIGGAILTLITLLCILILGSDLTALNTYPSYKVAQKINIAGFLEGVEIFVAIIWMLTIFFKLTILFYSSTVGIAQFLTMDDHRPLLLPLGMGVIVLSIIAYPDVAYFESFVGETWFSYALTHGLLIPGIVGIALLIKSSREKKKNKSQTPSPSNS; encoded by the coding sequence GTGGATAACCAAACGATCAGCCCCCGTCAGTTCATGTTCCTAGTCATTTTGTTCATAGTAGGCAGTTCCATTCTCATCGTTCCCACCCCTCTGGCTGCCGGGGCGAAGAATGATGCCTGGATAGCGATATCGCTCTCAGTTGCTGTAGGGGTATTACTCGTCTTTTTTTATAATCAAATTGCCAAGCTGATGAAAGGGCAAACCTTAGTCCAAGCGACCATCTCCGTCTTCGGTAATTGGTTCGGGCGAGTGATTTTGTTTTTTTATCTTTCATTCCTTTACGTTCTCGCCTCTCTCGTATTGAGAAATATCGGGGATTTCATGACTACTCTGATCATTCCCGAGACTCCTCTTCAATTCACCCACATCCTATTTTTGCTGGTGGTAATTTGGGGGGCTTATTTAGGAATTGAAGCGATAGGAAGATCTGCTGAAATGTTCATGCCATGGGTTGTCTTGCTCCTGATTTTCTTCACTATTTCTCTCTCTCCTCAAATTAAAATGGAAAACTTACAGCCTATCTTCGGGAATGGAATTACACCGGTGTTAAGCACCTCTATGGTAGTCATTGGAACACCACTTCTCGAGTTGGTTACCTTCCTTATGATCATTCCATATGTGAAAGAAGAAAAAACCACTCGAAAAGCGTGGCTTCTCGGAACTTTCATCGGTGGGGCGATTCTGACGCTCATCACTCTGCTCTGTATTTTGATCTTAGGAAGTGATTTAACAGCACTTAACACCTATCCAAGCTATAAAGTGGCACAAAAAATAAATATTGCTGGTTTTTTGGAAGGGGTGGAAATTTTCGTTGCAATCATCTGGATGCTTACCATCTTCTTTAAATTGACCATTCTCTTTTATTCAAGCACAGTCGGCATAGCCCAGTTCCTTACCATGGATGACCATCGCCCTTTACTCTTACCACTCGGTATGGGGGTGATCGTCTTATCTATCATCGCTTATCCTGATGTCGCTTACTTTGAATCATTTGTAGGTGAAACCTGGTTCTCTTATGCTCTTACCCATGGACTCCTCATCCCGGGCATCGTTGGAATCGCACTTCTTATCAAGTCTTCGAGAGAGAAGAAAAAAAACAAATCCCAGACACCCTCCCCTTCTAATTCATAA
- a CDS encoding Ger(x)C family spore germination protein — protein MVLKMTTPAKIIIIVTSLLLLTGCWNSKELDELGLVVALGVDKSEDGKYELTTQVINPSEIATDAPTARPPVSIYKSRGDSLFEAFRHMTEKSPRKMYLSQLRLLVIGKTLAEEGMMPSLDIFYRNHEFRTAFYVAIAKNTSPEELLSVLTPYEKIPANKLMRSLESVESNLGSSKAVTIDVLISQIRSKGQHPVLPGLLIDGDAEIGATRENVESIDAPTKLIINHLAVFKKDQLVGWLAKEASQGYNYITGNVKSTVITHPCKDEGVANVEIIRTQASKKANFKGGQPSISVELDVEGDVGELDCPLDLSKAESIQKINVQAEKEIKRLMETSVKTAQDEFGSDIFGFGNVINRTDPRYWKTVEKDWDNQFKDLKVDFQVKVKIRRKGNSTQPVSKES, from the coding sequence ATGGTTTTGAAAATGACAACTCCTGCCAAAATCATCATCATCGTTACTTCCCTGCTTCTCCTGACTGGGTGTTGGAATAGTAAAGAATTGGACGAGCTTGGTCTAGTTGTTGCGTTAGGAGTAGATAAGTCGGAAGACGGTAAATATGAACTGACCACCCAAGTAATTAACCCCTCAGAAATTGCAACGGATGCGCCGACTGCGCGTCCACCAGTATCCATTTATAAATCCAGAGGCGACTCATTATTTGAGGCGTTTCGCCACATGACAGAAAAGTCCCCGCGAAAAATGTATTTATCACAGCTGAGACTGCTTGTGATCGGCAAAACGTTGGCAGAAGAAGGCATGATGCCATCCCTTGATATTTTTTATAGAAACCACGAATTTCGCACCGCTTTTTATGTAGCTATTGCTAAAAATACAAGTCCGGAAGAACTATTAAGTGTACTCACTCCCTATGAGAAAATCCCGGCCAATAAATTAATGCGTTCTCTCGAATCTGTAGAATCCAACCTGGGAAGCTCAAAAGCCGTAACTATCGATGTGTTGATTTCTCAGATCCGGAGTAAAGGCCAACATCCAGTTTTACCAGGACTGCTTATTGATGGCGATGCAGAAATAGGGGCGACAAGAGAGAATGTTGAAAGTATCGACGCACCGACCAAATTAATCATCAACCACCTTGCTGTTTTCAAAAAAGACCAACTAGTCGGATGGCTGGCTAAAGAAGCTAGTCAAGGGTACAACTATATCACCGGCAATGTGAAAAGCACTGTCATCACCCATCCTTGTAAAGATGAAGGAGTAGCTAATGTTGAAATCATCCGGACTCAAGCCAGTAAAAAAGCTAATTTCAAAGGGGGGCAACCATCCATTTCCGTTGAGTTGGATGTGGAAGGGGACGTTGGGGAACTAGATTGTCCACTGGACTTGAGCAAAGCTGAATCCATCCAAAAAATCAATGTACAGGCAGAAAAAGAAATTAAAAGATTGATGGAGACTTCCGTAAAAACAGCGCAAGATGAATTCGGAAGCGATATTTTTGGATTTGGTAATGTCATCAATCGTACTGACCCCCGCTATTGGAAGACAGTAGAGAAGGACTGGGACAATCAATTCAAAGATCTTAAGGTCGACTTTCAAGTCAAAGTGAAAATCCGCAGGAAAGGAAATTCAACGCAACCTGTATCTAAAGAAAGCTAG
- a CDS encoding spore germination protein, which yields MLIKNTFIEGGISLKQKSNSKSSKTASQPLYLSLDESLNHIRTSLGNSSDLVIRTLTINKISAAVLFMDGLVDKSTVQNFILEALMLEMPTKRQNSHHLYSSIKEASLPIGEMAEVEDYKKLFEKLLAGETILLIDKQSKALSASTKGWRDRGVQETTSESVIRGPKEAFTETLRTNTALLRRKIRDTNLRVEGKVIGKKTHTDIAVIYLEGLAESEVIDDVNRRLDQIDIDAVLESGYIEEFIQDAQYSPFPTVYNSEKPDAIAGGILEGRVAILIDGTPNVLLVPALFVNFMQSSEDYYQRADIGTLVRLLRLFCFSIALFMPSLYIAFTTFHHEMIPAPLLISLAAQREGVPFPAFVEAMMMELTFEILREAGVRLPKPVGSAVSIVGALVLGQSAVQAGLVSPAMVIIVSITAISSFVFPSYNMAISVRILRFPLMILAATFGLYGIILGMIALVFHLCSLKSFGKSYMSPFAPFIPKDQKDVLVRFPHWGLLSRPSSMTQKDQKRTDSTSKER from the coding sequence ATGCTAATCAAAAATACATTCATTGAAGGTGGGATTTCGTTGAAGCAAAAATCAAATAGCAAATCATCGAAGACTGCTTCACAACCACTTTACTTATCATTGGATGAAAGTCTGAATCATATTCGCACTTCATTAGGCAACAGTTCTGACCTGGTCATCCGTACACTGACGATCAACAAAATTTCAGCTGCCGTCCTGTTTATGGATGGTCTGGTAGACAAAAGCACAGTGCAAAATTTCATTTTGGAAGCTCTTATGCTGGAAATGCCTACCAAACGACAAAACAGCCACCACCTTTATTCATCCATTAAAGAAGCTTCCCTCCCAATTGGTGAGATGGCTGAAGTGGAAGATTATAAAAAACTATTTGAAAAGCTTCTAGCAGGCGAGACCATCTTACTGATCGATAAGCAGTCCAAAGCATTATCAGCTAGTACAAAAGGATGGCGTGACAGGGGAGTCCAGGAGACAACATCCGAAAGCGTCATACGGGGCCCGAAAGAGGCATTCACAGAAACATTACGGACAAATACAGCACTGTTAAGAAGAAAAATCAGAGATACCAACCTCAGAGTCGAGGGCAAGGTCATTGGAAAGAAGACCCACACAGATATAGCGGTTATTTATTTGGAGGGTTTGGCAGAATCGGAAGTAATCGACGATGTAAACCGTCGATTGGATCAAATAGACATAGATGCAGTTTTGGAAAGTGGTTACATCGAAGAATTCATTCAGGATGCTCAATACTCCCCTTTTCCCACGGTCTATAATTCGGAAAAGCCGGACGCTATTGCCGGAGGAATTCTTGAAGGACGCGTGGCCATTCTCATCGATGGAACACCAAACGTTTTGCTGGTCCCTGCACTATTTGTGAACTTCATGCAGTCCAGCGAAGACTATTACCAACGCGCAGACATCGGTACACTCGTGAGGCTGTTGAGACTATTCTGCTTTTCCATCGCATTGTTCATGCCCTCCCTATACATCGCTTTTACGACTTTCCATCATGAAATGATACCAGCTCCCCTTCTAATCAGTTTAGCTGCCCAGAGGGAGGGTGTTCCTTTCCCTGCCTTTGTGGAGGCTATGATGATGGAATTGACTTTTGAGATTCTCCGAGAAGCAGGGGTTCGACTCCCGAAGCCAGTTGGTTCTGCTGTTTCCATAGTTGGGGCTCTTGTGTTAGGGCAATCAGCTGTGCAGGCAGGTCTTGTCTCTCCTGCTATGGTCATTATTGTATCAATCACAGCTATCAGCAGCTTCGTGTTTCCTTCATATAACATGGCGATTTCTGTAAGGATCTTGCGTTTTCCTTTAATGATTCTTGCCGCTACATTCGGTCTATATGGAATCATTTTAGGAATGATTGCCCTTGTGTTTCATTTGTGCAGTTTAAAATCGTTCGGAAAATCTTACATGTCACCGTTCGCTCCATTCATCCCTAAAGATCAAAAAGATGTTTTGGTTCGATTCCCGCATTGGGGATTGCTGTCACGACCTAGCTCCATGACCCAAAAAGATCAAAAAAGAACTGATTCTACTTCTAAGGAGAGGTAA
- a CDS encoding GNAT family N-acetyltransferase: MKALHLIPVDNRHHYINFLLLADEDETIINQYIHEGEMYAISYEGTEIGVSLFTFPSIETVEIKNLALSPAFRGKGIGRQVLNKAAQVFKERRFRDMIAGTSNSSIENLAFYQKAGFRFYDIKKDFFTSYPEPFYENGIKGIDMIIFRKSIQD; encoded by the coding sequence ATGAAAGCACTGCATTTGATCCCTGTCGACAACCGGCATCATTATATTAATTTTTTACTGCTCGCCGACGAGGATGAAACGATCATCAATCAATACATACATGAAGGAGAGATGTATGCGATTTCCTACGAAGGTACAGAAATCGGTGTCTCTCTTTTCACTTTTCCCAGCATAGAAACAGTCGAGATCAAAAACCTCGCTCTTTCTCCTGCGTTCAGAGGAAAAGGAATTGGCAGGCAAGTTCTAAACAAAGCTGCACAAGTGTTCAAAGAACGTAGATTTAGAGATATGATTGCAGGGACTTCAAATTCCAGCATTGAAAACTTAGCTTTTTACCAAAAGGCTGGGTTTCGTTTTTATGACATTAAGAAAGATTTTTTCACTTCTTATCCAGAACCTTTCTATGAGAATGGAATCAAGGGAATAGACATGATCATCTTTCGAAAGTCTATTCAGGACTGA
- a CDS encoding lysine N(6)-hydroxylase/L-ornithine N(5)-oxygenase family protein codes for MKQHEKIYDLIGVGVGPFNLSLAALLDEVEEVESLFFEQNETFDWHPGMLIEGTKMQVPFIADLVTMADPTNKYSFLNYINKNERMYQFYFLQRLDIPRREYNDYCQWAAAQLNSCQFGKRVTNIRHYKDNEEMFEVEVTDLKQDEVHLYRSKNLIMGTGSVPVMPASFRDLPSEDVFHTADFLPNQDRCRKAESITVVGSGQSAAETFRELLKEQRDCQYRLDWITRSPGFESMEESKLSLEHFSPDYVDYFYQLPQKRKDEIFATQGLYYKGISNHTINDIYNLLYEYSVGREELDVGLQVLSEVRDVRPKQEGGYELECYHNQKKETFTHDTDVVIAATGYKPLVPDFVHHLADFLEWDDEGRYKVTADYRLVKNERTDNEIYVHSGISHTHGVGSTNLGLSIHRNKVIINHLVGREVYPISEKNIFQSFTV; via the coding sequence ATGAAACAACATGAAAAGATATATGACTTGATCGGAGTAGGGGTCGGCCCTTTCAACTTGAGTTTAGCGGCTCTGCTTGATGAGGTAGAAGAAGTGGAGTCATTGTTTTTTGAGCAGAATGAAACCTTTGATTGGCACCCGGGGATGCTGATTGAAGGAACGAAAATGCAAGTTCCCTTCATTGCGGATTTGGTTACGATGGCAGATCCGACAAATAAATATAGTTTTTTGAATTATATCAACAAAAATGAACGCATGTACCAATTTTATTTTCTGCAGCGGCTTGACATCCCAAGACGTGAGTATAATGATTATTGCCAATGGGCCGCAGCTCAATTGAATAGTTGCCAATTCGGTAAACGCGTGACGAACATCCGTCATTATAAAGACAATGAAGAAATGTTTGAAGTGGAAGTGACAGATCTCAAACAGGACGAAGTACATCTCTACCGTTCAAAGAACCTTATCATGGGGACTGGTAGTGTCCCTGTCATGCCTGCATCATTTAGAGATTTACCTTCAGAAGATGTCTTTCACACGGCTGACTTCTTACCTAACCAGGATCGATGTCGCAAGGCTGAATCGATTACAGTTGTGGGATCTGGACAAAGTGCCGCTGAAACCTTCCGGGAATTACTGAAAGAGCAAAGGGACTGCCAATATCGCTTAGATTGGATCACTCGTTCCCCTGGGTTTGAATCTATGGAAGAATCGAAACTGAGCTTGGAGCATTTCTCACCAGACTACGTAGACTATTTTTATCAGCTGCCACAAAAGCGGAAAGATGAAATTTTCGCTACACAAGGTTTATATTATAAAGGCATCAGCAATCATACAATTAACGATATTTACAACCTTTTATACGAATATTCAGTAGGCCGGGAAGAGTTGGACGTCGGTTTACAAGTATTGAGCGAAGTTAGAGATGTCCGGCCAAAACAAGAAGGTGGTTATGAACTGGAATGTTACCATAATCAGAAAAAGGAAACCTTCACACATGACACTGATGTAGTCATTGCGGCTACAGGTTACAAACCCTTGGTACCTGATTTTGTCCATCATCTAGCCGATTTCCTAGAATGGGATGATGAAGGCCGTTATAAGGTGACTGCGGACTATCGCCTGGTCAAAAATGAAAGAACGGATAATGAAATCTATGTCCATAGCGGAATTTCTCATACTCATGGTGTCGGCTCTACAAACCTCGGTTTATCTATCCACCGGAATAAAGTAATTATCAATCACTTAGTCGGTCGGGAAGTTTATCCGATAAGTGAGAAAAATATTTTCCAATCCTTTACGGTCTGA